In Sphingomonas sp. PAMC26645, one DNA window encodes the following:
- a CDS encoding ATP-dependent Clp protease proteolytic subunit has translation MTDTSPASNARNYPLLAAPHIHLHGPVDNAMYDTFKSQLVAAPTEGPLVVSITTLGGDPEVARAMGDNIRLLREYTGRETLFLGKVAVYSAGATFMSAFPVDSRFLTRNSRIMIHERQMQSTIELNGPLNTLSYTLKAKLHEIEDSINIQEEGFRAIVEGSKVSLEELKKKAPSNWYIEAEEARDLGLVLDII, from the coding sequence ATGACCGACACATCCCCCGCCTCGAACGCCCGCAACTACCCGCTGCTGGCCGCCCCACACATCCATCTCCACGGCCCCGTCGACAACGCGATGTACGATACTTTCAAATCGCAGCTCGTCGCTGCCCCCACCGAAGGCCCGCTGGTCGTCTCGATCACCACGCTCGGCGGCGATCCCGAAGTCGCGCGTGCGATGGGCGACAACATCCGCCTGCTCCGCGAATACACCGGCCGCGAGACGCTCTTCCTCGGCAAGGTCGCGGTCTATTCCGCCGGCGCGACGTTCATGTCCGCCTTCCCGGTCGACAGCCGCTTCCTCACGCGCAACAGCCGCATCATGATCCACGAGCGCCAGATGCAGAGCACGATCGAACTCAACGGCCCGCTCAACACGCTCTCCTACACGCTCAAGGCCAAGCTCCACGAGATCGAGGACTCGATCAACATCCAGGAGGAAGGCTTCCGCGCGATCGTCGAGGGTTCGAAGGTATCGCTCGAGGAATTGAAGAAGAAAGCCCCCTCCAACTGGTATATCGAAGCCGAGGAAGCCCGCGACCTCGGGCTCGTCCTCGACATCATCTGA
- a CDS encoding type II toxin-antitoxin system RelE/ParE family toxin: MATYSLAFLPSALREWEKLGANVREQFKAKLTERLGEPHIASARLSGMTGCYKIKLRAAGYRLVYRVDDGLVTVIVVAVGRRDRNLVYKIAAGRIER; encoded by the coding sequence TTGGCGACCTATAGTCTCGCTTTCCTGCCGAGCGCGCTGCGGGAGTGGGAGAAGCTTGGCGCCAATGTTCGCGAGCAGTTCAAGGCGAAGCTGACCGAGCGGTTGGGCGAGCCACATATTGCGAGTGCGCGGCTGAGCGGAATGACCGGGTGCTACAAGATCAAGCTTCGGGCCGCGGGGTATCGGTTGGTGTACCGGGTCGATGATGGCCTGGTGACGGTGATCGTCGTGGCGGTCGGGCGGCGGGACCGAAATCTGGTGTACAAGATCGCGGCTGGGCGGATCGAGCGGTAG
- a CDS encoding succinate dehydrogenase iron-sulfur subunit — protein sequence MAEFSLPKNSVVKKGVKHASTSQGSGAGKRLKSFKVYRYDPDSGENPRYDNFELDLDDTGPMVLDALIKMKSEQDSSLTFRRSCREGICGSCSMNINGKNGLACTTAIEDCKGEVQITPLPHMDVIKDLVPDFTHFYAQYSSIKPWLQTVTPPPSGKERLQSPEDRSKLDGLYECILCACCSTSCPSYWWNADKFLGPAILLQAYRWIADSRDEMTGERLDELEDPFRLYRCHTIMNCANACPKGLNPAKAIAEIKKMEAERIV from the coding sequence ATGGCCGAATTCTCGCTCCCGAAAAACAGCGTCGTCAAGAAGGGCGTCAAGCACGCCTCGACCAGCCAGGGCTCGGGGGCGGGTAAGCGTCTCAAATCGTTCAAGGTCTACCGCTACGATCCCGACAGCGGCGAGAACCCGCGCTACGATAATTTCGAGCTCGATCTCGACGACACTGGCCCGATGGTGCTCGACGCGCTGATCAAGATGAAGAGCGAGCAGGATTCCTCGCTCACCTTCCGCCGGTCGTGCCGCGAGGGCATTTGCGGCTCGTGCTCGATGAACATCAACGGCAAGAACGGCCTCGCCTGCACCACCGCGATCGAGGATTGCAAGGGCGAGGTCCAGATCACGCCGCTGCCGCACATGGACGTGATCAAGGACCTGGTCCCCGATTTCACGCATTTCTACGCGCAATATTCGTCGATCAAGCCGTGGCTGCAGACCGTCACCCCGCCGCCCTCGGGCAAGGAACGCCTCCAGTCGCCGGAAGACCGCTCGAAGCTCGACGGCCTGTACGAGTGCATCCTGTGCGCGTGCTGCTCGACCTCGTGCCCGAGCTATTGGTGGAACGCCGACAAGTTCCTTGGCCCCGCGATCCTGTTGCAGGCCTATCGCTGGATCGCCGACAGCCGCGACGAGATGACCGGCGAGCGCCTCGACGAGCTGGAAGATCCGTTCCGCCTGTATCGCTGCCACACCATCATGAACTGCGCGAACGCGTGCCCCAAGGGGCTGAACCCGGCCAAGGCGATCGCCGAAATCAAGAAGATGGAAGCTGAACGGATCGTCTGA
- a CDS encoding PaaI family thioesterase has protein sequence MTTPHFVEAEDPANPGWRSWSLSDPTRFNTLLGPMLYRVDGHTVRVRITPEHRHSNLQNNVHGGALLAFIDVALFAAARGFGLITAGTAVTLDLNTQFIGGGRVGEPIEAQVEVLKETGRLLFLRGLVVQGDDETKIAAFSATIRKPSPKPPKG, from the coding sequence TTGACCACCCCCCATTTCGTAGAAGCCGAAGACCCAGCCAACCCAGGCTGGCGCAGCTGGTCGCTCTCCGACCCCACCCGCTTCAACACCCTGCTCGGCCCCATGCTCTACCGTGTCGACGGTCACACCGTCCGCGTCCGCATCACCCCCGAGCACCGCCACTCCAACCTCCAGAACAACGTCCACGGCGGCGCGCTCCTCGCGTTCATCGACGTCGCGCTGTTCGCGGCCGCCAGAGGTTTCGGCCTGATCACCGCCGGCACCGCGGTCACGCTTGATCTCAACACCCAATTCATCGGAGGCGGTCGCGTCGGTGAGCCGATCGAGGCGCAGGTCGAAGTCCTCAAGGAAACCGGCCGCCTCTTGTTCCTGCGGGGTCTCGTGGTGCAAGGGGACGACGAAACGAAGATCGCCGCCTTCTCGGCCACGATCCGCAAGCCGTCGCCTAAGCCGCCAAAGGGCTGA
- a CDS encoding type II toxin-antitoxin system prevent-host-death family antitoxin: protein MIETIHAGATVSISDLKKNPSGVIEAAGGFPVAVLNRNTPAAYLVPAAAWEELMDRLEDVELAELVRARADEVPVAVSLGDL from the coding sequence ATGATTGAAACCATCCATGCCGGCGCGACGGTTAGCATCAGCGACCTGAAGAAGAATCCCTCCGGAGTCATCGAGGCTGCGGGCGGATTCCCAGTGGCGGTGCTTAATCGGAATACGCCCGCCGCGTATCTCGTGCCGGCAGCGGCGTGGGAGGAATTGATGGACCGTTTGGAAGACGTCGAACTGGCGGAACTGGTGCGCGCGCGTGCCGACGAGGTGCCGGTCGCGGTGTCGCTTGGCGACCTATAG